From the Exiguobacterium marinum DSM 16307 genome, the window GGACGAGTTGTTGCCGTTATAGGCATCATCGTACGCTTGACCTGGGGTGAAGTGGAAGCTTCCGTCAATTTTCTCATCGAATAGAATATCTTTCATCGGGTGCTGGATGTATGGGTTCACACCGATTGCGAACTCACCGACATAACGAGCGCCTTCATCTGTGTTGAACACTTCGTTGATGCGTTCTGTGTTATTGGCTGTCGCATCCACAATCTTACCATCTTTGAATGTCAGTTTCACATTTTCAAACGTGAATCCTTGATATGGAGATGGTGTGTTATAAGTAATGACCCCGTTAACCGAATCTTTTACCGGAGCCGTGAATACTTCACCGTCAGGGATGTTCATTTGGCCAGAACACTTGATGGCGGGGATGTCTTGGATTGAGAATGAAAGGTCTGTACCAGGTCCAATTAACGTGACGCGGTCTGTCTTGTTCATCAACTCGACCAATGCATCCATCGCTCGGTCCATTTTTCCGTAATCTAATGTACACACATTAAAATAGAAGTCCTCGAACGCTTCCGTCGATTTTCCTGCAAGTTGTGCCATTGATGGGGATGGATAGCGTAACACGACCCATTTTGTTCCTTTGACGCGGTCTTCGGTATGCATTTTCCCGAGTGTGGCACCAACGAGTTTTTGTTGCTCACTCGGCACGTCAGAGAGTTCGTTGATGTTATCACCAGCACGTAAGCCGATATAGGCATCCATTGCCTGCATCTGTTTACGCTCGATGTCGGCCATAAGTTCGAGTTGCTCTCGGCTTGCGCCCGTATATAACTTACGTAAGATACGGCTCTCTTTCAACAAGACGAACGGATGTCCTCCTGCTTCATAAGCTTTTTCGACGAGCGCCTCAACAAGCGCCTCCTCCACTCCGAAATTCTCGATCAGTACCTTTTCCCCCTGCTGAAGCTGGACAGAATAATTGATTAAACCGTCCGCTAATTGTGTAATTCTTGGATCTCTCACACGATCACCCCTAATTATTTTTATGAATTTCTATTTTAGTGTAATCGAAAACATAAAAACGGGTAAAGGAATAATCAGACCGAATGGCGAAAACGGTTGTAGCAAATCTTTTCAGTCATAATGGTGCTATAATGAAACAAGAAACGATTGAATAGGAGGAATGAATTGAATGGAAATCACATTAGGAGGCATTGCTGGCCTAATTGCGGCACTCGCATTTGTCGTACTCGTCATTTTCTTGGCGCGTGTTTTATCAAATGTAAACCGTACCCTTGGAAGCGTCGCCAATACGACCGAAAATTTAGAACGCCAGCTCGATGGAATCACAATGGAAGTGACGGCGCTCTTACATAAGACGAACCGTCTCGTGGATAATGTGGAAGAGAAGACTGAATTGCTCGCTCCTGTTGCCCACGCTCTTGACGAACTAGGGACATCACTGAACGAGGTTACTGAGTCAGTTCGTACTGTGTCGACTTCTGTTCACTCGGCAGCTGACGAAAATAAGGAGCAGATTGCTCAAGCCGTTCGATGGGGATCGGTTGCGGTTGAACTATTTAAAAAGAATAAACCGGAATCGTCAACTTCAAAAGAACGTCCACGACGTCGTACACGTCGTGAAAAGAAAGAAGAAACACCTGTATCACCTGATATGATTAATACAGATGATACGATTAAATAAACATCAGGGAGGAACTCACACATGATAGACCAAAAGCAACCAACAGAACAG encodes:
- a CDS encoding aminopeptidase, whose amino-acid sequence is MRDPRITQLADGLINYSVQLQQGEKVLIENFGVEEALVEALVEKAYEAGGHPFVLLKESRILRKLYTGASREQLELMADIERKQMQAMDAYIGLRAGDNINELSDVPSEQQKLVGATLGKMHTEDRVKGTKWVVLRYPSPSMAQLAGKSTEAFEDFYFNVCTLDYGKMDRAMDALVELMNKTDRVTLIGPGTDLSFSIQDIPAIKCSGQMNIPDGEVFTAPVKDSVNGVITYNTPSPYQGFTFENVKLTFKDGKIVDATANNTERINEVFNTDEGARYVGEFAIGVNPYIQHPMKDILFDEKIDGSFHFTPGQAYDDAYNGNNSSVHWDLVNIQRPDYGGGEIWFDDQLIRKDGRFVIDALLPLNPENLK
- a CDS encoding DUF948 domain-containing protein translates to MEITLGGIAGLIAALAFVVLVIFLARVLSNVNRTLGSVANTTENLERQLDGITMEVTALLHKTNRLVDNVEEKTELLAPVAHALDELGTSLNEVTESVRTVSTSVHSAADENKEQIAQAVRWGSVAVELFKKNKPESSTSKERPRRRTRREKKEETPVSPDMINTDDTIK